The genome window TGTATATATACCTCAATTTTTATGTCTTTGAACTATcgtttcatgtatttatacctccattctATGTATTTTTAAGTAAAAAATGTAGTCAAAATTTGGTTTGGTTATTTACCAAGCTAACTGAACTGAATCaaaaccgacaaattaaccgAATAAACCGATTTGATTAACCCTTAACTTCGGTTATGGTTAAGGCTGATAAGTGAATCGAACCATGCACACCAGTTATACAAATGTATAAGAGATCACGAGTTAAAATTTTTaaagttaaatgcttggttggtccctgtggtttataaaaaaatcatacttggTCCTAGtagtttactaattacacgcgtggtcccaaaagtTATAAAAAATAAACTCGGTTAGTCCCCTGACctaacctctgttaaatttctcagttaagttgatgttaaatgaccaaataGCCCTcaacaattaaaaaaataaaagtaaaaaaataagaaacaaaATGAGATGGGCCCacccatcatcttcttcttcacccCCTCTCTCTCAAATACCAGCTCTCTCTAAAACACCAGTAACCCCCATCAGCCATTGCTGCCGGAAAAACGAGCCCACCACCACACTGCCGCCTTCGCCGGAGAAAAATGaaaccaccaccacctcatcTTCTTTCTCCTCTCTCTGTCCCTctatctctatctctctctctctctctctctaaaccacTACCATCACACTCTTGCCACCACCACCAGAAAGatcaagaaactcattttttttcaaaaatatcaaACCTCTTCAACAAAGAAATTTAGAAATACCAAAAAGACTTCAAATTTGTAGGAAACATCTGCATGTATAATGGTTTTATGCACCAAATCCAAAAAAATCTTTGTTGAACTCAAAACACTGACGGTACCACCATCTTCTTCGGCAAGCAACCTCTTGGCACCGCTTTCTTCTTCGGTCATTACCAAACCAGATGTGTACCATCTCCGGCAACTTCGTTTTTCAGATCTGAACCATCTCATGCTTCGATTGAACATATGGAAGTTATGATTAAAGACCTAATCCTTGTCGGCTTCATTTTTCAGATTTGAGCTCGACCCTATGCCATGAATCTGATGTAACCACCGGACAACAATGGCTTCCTTTTTTAAGTTAGATCGATACAGATGGATTAGAGAGGGAATGGGGGTGTTTGGTGGTAGTGGGTGTTCGGTGCTGGAGgggagacggtggtggtgggtgtttagtgCCGGTGGTTGTTCGGCGGTGAAGGAGGGATGTTGGTGGTGGGTGTTCAATGGTGGTGATGGTGTTACTCTTgggcagaagaagaagaagtggtGGAGAGAGAATTATGATTTTAATTGTtgagggcaatttggtcatttaacatcaacttaactgagaaatataacagaggttaggtcaggggaccaaccgagttcatttttgacaacttttgagaCCACGCGtataattagtaaaccactaggaccaagtatgaaatttttgcaaaccacagggaccaaccaagcatttaactcaaaTATTTATGACAAGTAAAATAAAGTGTTTTTACATTTAAGCTTAAAAGATTTAGGAGATATAACACAAATATGTTTGATTAGTTAGGCAAACATTCTCAGAATCTGCAAAAGTTATTTGTGATATATcttgtaaatatatataataggtaaaggatcctgtaaaaaaggcctaaattgtgagaaaggtgagaaagaatctcagccattagatcatTCCATATTAATTTTATTAGATCAAGGTTATATTAGTAATTATATAAACAAACCTAATTAAGGTTCAAATCTTTGTAACCGATTTTTATGAGTTTTTTTAAGGAAATTcgatttttgaatattttatcAGATCATCTAAATCTTTAAATCATCTCGATCTCTTAATCATTATAAATTCGCTTTCAGTTTCTTATTTTTGATCACGCATACATACTGAATTACGCATACAATCGTTAATCTGATTCATATTTCTTTCTTCATGGAGAACGACGATCAAGGTATTTATGTATCTTTTATTCGCAGCTTATTTATGTAATTGTAATCAATATTCAATTACAATAATCTGTTTAATTGTAGTTGTCAATTTTTCAATCATCTGTTTTTTTTATTGGAACTCTGATGAACACCAGTTATAACTCTGTATGTTGTGTTTTTTATACGTGCATGGTGTTTTTATGTATGTTATCGAAGTTGAAGCTAGTATGTGTTATTTATTTAGGTTGATGATGAGTCATGGTGTTTTTTTCCATTGGATGTTCCTTACAGGGGTTTTATAAGTACATGGTGTGTTTTCATATAAATAGAGGCTGGTTTGCTATAACAGTTGTTTGTGGTGTTATTTTAAACACATTATGTTGTGTTGTGTTTTTTACTGTAGAAACATTTAGTTGATGATGAGTCATGGTGTTTTTATGTAAGCTAGGGTGTTTTTTTATACGTACATGGTGTTTTTTCGTATTAGTAGAGGGTGTTTTTTCATAACAGTGTTTATGTGGTGTTATTTCATACGTATTATGTTGTATTGTTTTTTTACTGTAGAATTATTTTCACAGGATTTCAAACCTATCAGCCGGTTGGGAAACTACAACTGTCACCAAACTCCGGTAAGAAGACTTATTTACCGGAGGTAGATGAATCGCTTAAGCCGAGGGATAAGATGACCTTTGACACAGTGAACAACGCATTCCTCTTTTATCAGAAGTATGCAATGGCTTCAGGCTTCACTGCCAGGAAGTCTTCTCAATACACACATCATGGTGTTATAAAATCTAAATGGTTTGTTTGCTCCAAGGAGGGGACTAAACCTTTTAAGGCGATCGATACATCTAAAAAGATTGACACCTCAAATAATGGGTCAAAGAGGAAATCTGTTCGACGTGTTCCTTCTATAAGGACTGGGTGCAAAGCACGTATGTGTATAAAGTTAATGCCTTCGAATCTATACGAGGTATCTTCTTTTAATGAGGCACATAATCATTTTTTTGTTGATGAGGAAGATAGGCATCTACTCCCCTCTAACCGAGGTATGAACTATATGCAAGAGCAAGCCGTTAACGCGTTGAGTGCCTTGAACATTGGCCCTGTGAAAGCGTTTAATATCATGAGGACATTGTATGGTGGGTTTGACAAGGTTGGGGCAACCAAAAACGATTTTAAAAATTTCAAGCGAGACCTGAACAGGTATATATCGGAGTTTGATGCTGATATGATGATTAAACGGCTTTTGAGGAAGAAAGAGTACATGCCTAACTTTTCAATGGAGTATATAACATACGAGAATGGAGTTTTAAGGGGTTTGTTTTGGGCAGATGAAGATGCCAAAAGGAATTTTTCTGTGTTTGGTGATGTTGTTTCATTTGATGCCACATATCGTCGTAACAAGTAAGTTTcgtaattattatatttattttgggCTTTACAGCTTATTTTTTTTCTTAAGTATGTGTAATTCATTTTTATGGTGTTTTTATTCTGTATTTGTTTTTTAGGTACAACATGATGTTTGTTCCATTTACCGGCATCGACAATCACAATCGCAATGTTACTCTTGGTGCCGCTATAATAGGAAACGAAACTGCTGAAACTTACAGTTGGTTGCTAAATGTGTTTCGTCAAGCATTTGGCCGTGCCCCTCCGGTGATTGTCACCGACCAAGACCCATCCATGAAGAAGGCTATTGAAGATACATGGCCCGAGAGTAGACATAGGCTATACATGTGGCACATCATGGACAAGCTTTCTGCTAAGGTGTTTAGTTGTTCGTCCTTTTAACCTTTCTTACTactttttaaatactttttggtgaTTATGGTGTTATATGTTTATTCAATGGTGTTTTAGGTTGGTggttgacgggtggtccgtaggacaaccttAAGGCTTTTAAGATTAATGAATTCCCATATTGTATCCGGTTATTTGCTtgaattaggtaatcacaagatgttgatgatgcaggtgttaaagtgtgcAAGACGCGAGTTTTAGGAGGCACGGATGGATACTAGAAGTTGGCATAGTCAAGATGTGAGGGACTCAAGGGAAATGAAGGAAACAAGAGCAAAAGGCTACTCAGCTCCGTAACCTACGGCCActgccgtaggctacggcacCTTGACAAGTGCTAAACTCATCGCCGTAAGACAGGAAAGCAGGGCCGTAAAGATAGCTggtcgccgtaagctacggtgatgaGCCGTAGCGTACGGCGCTATGTTGAGTCCCGGGATGATACtgaccgccgtaagctacggcaggcggcgtagcttacggcgccgactgatCCAACATTGTAACTCCCGCATTGATTGGTCATTTTATGGAGCATTATGGAGTTCAATGATGTGCTTTTCGGTTACCACTTGGAAGAAACGAATTTGGGGACTATATTTAGGGAGTTGGAGTGAAAGAACACTATCTTATCATCTATCCTTGATCACCTATCAAACAATCTTTAGCTTTTTCATTAGTTTTTGTTGGTGGAACTTGTGAACACTGTTTTCTTTCTATTTTGTCATGATGTTAgctaaagccatgagtggctaggtaCTTTGATGATTATCTTGTGGTGAAGGTTTGTGTTAGACTTTTGTGTTCTTATCTacatttctagaataacaattcattttcatttgaattgattgttatggtgtatAATTGGTTGTTAGTAACGTGTTGATTCTTAcgttgaactaattagaaaccatacgttcttggtgccgttggcaatcgggatatcatgggtatagttaggtttgggtaagggttgattgatcatcgggtgataacctcacgttctcggaatctgagtacttagtcccctttcatcactgcaattgtttatacatgaactatgtctatgtagttctttctagttgaatgttaACACAAAAGTTGAAACAAACCGGATACAcaagatagtcatttgtctctcAATTGTTTACAATCTAATTTTCAATTCGCAaatagattaattaatcttagtttttaaaaccaaTCAAATCAAACCAACTCTTAAATTTTactttttcttgcaattagtttaaatttagttaacttagagaagcacttcaaatagcacattttccacaaactccctgtgttcgatacccacttgccactatttacatagttgttcttgggattaaatttgcgtgaccacgacatcacgtcaaattttggcgccgttgccggggagtagtgcgcaacgtgtgttatttttgttcttgttttgagtttgttatttttctggtttacgctgggtgtgctagtgtgcaggtatttacaggtgcatgcgtactaggagctctcacaagctatcaccattggcatttgatccagaaatcgagcgaactttgcgagcaaacagaattttgctaagggaaaatacaatcaatagttcaccaacaacaccaattacaccacttcgatacatggatccaccaccaccaccacccactacgggtgaattcacctcatcatttataccaacatccactcaaccctcaccaaatactaccattccaccaaatactaccgaacccaccatacttcaaaatgttacaccaaccaacaccacacagcccattactacccaagaagaaccaaccgtcacatttaacccttccactactataccaccattatcccattttttcccgggtgcgggtccgtCATATTCGAGCCATACTATGGCACCAATTTCGTCTATTGTCCATGCTACACCGTATCGACCACCAAATCAAtcgggtttccaatactcgactattccatttgggcaatcctcgggaattcaaggagatgggtatgatgaaggttatgaggagtttgaaggttttgatgaggatgggtacggttatgggggtgatggagaacaaggggagtacggttatatgcaaggccaagtacaagttattccaaatgttggtggggtgcaacaacaacaactcatacctcaacatattaggccaaggccacaagggccgcaATTGCAACGTCCGGTTCCTTTGCAACAAGTTCGACCACAACAGGTGCAACCGCAAAttcaaaggccaattcaacaacCAATGGTACAACAAGGGCCCATGCAAAGACCAATGGGTCAAGTTCGTCCACGAGGTCGATTTGGTGtgccaaggaggcatcttagggaaaatgcaaggggaattgaagcacattttagaccggtgattactcacaatccttcaccggtggtcattcctcataacaaccaagggagaacttttgaagtaagaaccaattcgttacaaagtttgccgaaatacaaggggttagcaacggaggagccttatttccatttggaggcgtatgactcaatttgcaatactcttgggagtcaaggattttcggccgatgatatcaagttggtattatttcaattttctttggaggacaaggcaaagaagtggttctacactttgccttcggcatctatttatacttgggcGGAGATGCAACAAACAATTTTAGACGAATTTTATACCGCcaaaaagaccaatgatgcgagaaaagggttgaggagctttcaacaacaacaaggcgaaatgttccatgaagcTTTCGAGCGTTTgaacatgatgattaaaaattgtccacaccatgggattgagctttgggagttaatgaacgcttttcatgaagggttgtgtgccgaagatgcacgagatttgatgtccattacaaatgggacatttggcacaaactatgagcatgaggattgggaatttttggaacaaatgGCGATCACCTCAAAGAGAAAGGCTCAAgcttcaaggagagcacgaccggccgttaCCCGAACACAAGTGCATGCGGTTGATGATGGTAACATACAAACTTCTAataaaatttatgatgtttgtgcattgtgtaatgaaataggtcatgcggcggaaaattgccaaggagtggtggaagggcaatttgaagaagttcatgctgttcaaggtcaaggagggggtggtagaaatttcaatatgaattctaacacttatcaccccgggttgagaaatcacccgaattttcgttatgggaacccttcgaatcaatcaaacccgaactttcaaggtagccaagggaaTTATGGTTCGCGCCAACCGTACAATAATCAAAGTGGATATCAAGGTgggaacaaccaaggataccaaaggcaatatcgaacgggtcaagaacaaggggggtcttcgggcggtaatgaaatgatggaaatgttgaagagtatgcaagcggagatgcaaaagaggaaccaaatggatgacgctcgcatacaaaaggatgaggcgcgagacaaagcaatccaaactttgaccactcaaatgggtcaacttgccaccgaagtgtccgaattgaagaaaagcaaaggtcaattaccaagcgacactaaggtaaatccaTCCCATGGTACGTCAagaggtaacaatgttaatatccatcatgtaagtgttttgagaagtgggaaagagtacaaaaccaatccttcaccggatttggttgagggggtggttgaggatataacgggtcaagaaagtgaggaagaaaatgaaccacccattgtttcttctaaaaaacccaattttgagAAACCCgaaattataaaagaaaaagaaaaagtaaatgagGGTGAGGGGTCTAGTGAAGTACCGTTTCCTTCGGCTTTATTAGACCCGGGTAGAAAAAAatttatttcaaaacggggtcctcaaaaagaggaaatgtgggaggtcttcaaacaggttaaaattaatcttcctttaCTTGAAGCTATTAAACAGGTGCCCGCTTATGCCAAGTTTCTAAAAGAATTGTGTactcaaaagaggcaacaaaaagtgcctaaattggtagACTTGACGGAGCGGGTAAGTGCGGTATTAAAAGGGGACCTTCCTCCTAAgttacaagatccgggaacgcctctaataaacattcaagttggaaattttcaaaccacaagggcgttattggatcttggagccggagtaagtatcctaccgggggggttatatgaccaatacgattttggtccattgaagcgggttgagacaacggttgtattagccgacttgtctcataaacttccccggggtatcgtacgggatgttatagttaaagttgatgaattttattatcccgttgatttccttgtgctagattactcatccgcggacccaattcaacaacaaaatgttattttgggtcggccatttttgaacaccgcacatgctattattgattgtcgTTATGGCACAGTTGATatgacattcggtaatagaaaaatgaggttgaatgtttttactaacggtaCTAATGTGTATGGTGATGAGTGTTTCTTAGCAGATTTCATAGATGGTTATGACCCGAAGGAGTTCGAAGAAGAAATTTTGGGTTCttgtgtttgtgatatgtctttGCAGGTTCACACATGTGAGTTAGAGGTAGAAGAGAAAGAGCAAGAAGCCCTCGCGGTAAAGGAAGGAAGTCCACCATGGACTTACCAAACGGATACATTACCGGTGGAAATCGACTCGGGCACAAAGCCTTCTTTGGAAAGTCCACCAAGTGTGGAGTTGAAGGAGCTACCAAAGCACTTAAAGTATGCATTTTTGGGGgagaatgacactttaccggtgatcattgcttccaacttggaggtagctcaagaggaagaattgatgcgggtgttgaaggctcataaggcggcgattgggtggacgatagccgatttaaaaggcattagtccatccattgtgatgCACAAGATTATTACAAGTGAGGACGCAAAGCCGacccgtgaaacacaaagaaggttaaatccgaatttgagagaggtggtgaagaaagaagttatcaagtggttggatgcggggatcattTATCCCATTTCGGATAGTGCATGGGTAAGTCCAACGcaggtagtgcctaaaaaatccggcatccaagtagtgaaagatgaacaaggtgagcaaatcgccacccgcccggtaaccgggtggcgagtgtgtattgattatcggaAATTAAACGCGGCTACCTCaaaagaccatttcccgttacccttcattgaccaaataattgagaaactttccggtcaaaaatattattgttttttggatgggtattcgggatataaccaaattgctattcacccggacgaccaacacaaaaccacgtttacatgtccatatggtacattcgcttttcggcgaatgccatttggactatgtaacgcccccgccacgttccaaagatgtatgatgagtatattttcggacatggtcggggaatctcttgaagtgtttatggatgatttttccatttttggtccaagttttgactcttgtcttaatgaattagaaaaagttttaaaaagatgtgttgagacaaacttggtactaagttgggaaaaaagccattttatggttcaagagggtattgttTTGGGGCATGTTATTTCGGACCGGGGGATGGAGGTAGATAAAGCAAAgattcgggtaatttcatctttacccccaccaaagaatgttaaaggggtgagatcttttttgggacatgcgggattttatcgaaggtttattaaaggttttagtgtaattacaaaacctttatgtaacttgttattaaaagatgttccctttgattttactgacgaatgtttgcaagcgtttcatgttttgaaggaacagttggtgaaggctcctattttgcaaccaccggattggtcaaaaccgttcgagattatgtgtgatgctagtgacacgaccattggagcggttttgggtcaaagggtcgataagaagccggtggtgatatattatgcaagcaaaactttgtccgaggcgcaactcaactacaccacaaccgaaaaagaattattagcggtggtgtatgccttggacaagtttagatcttacatttgggggagcaaggtaatagtgtattcggatcatagtgcggtccgatatttgatggaaaagaaggatgcgaagccccggttgattcgttgggtgcttttgctacaagaattcgatcttgagattcgggacaaaaagggatgtgaaaatgttgttgcggatcatttgtcccgaatcccgttggaaggtgttgatgacccaagtgaaatcaatgaacggtTTCCCGATGAACACTTGTTGGCCGTCTCTACTTAtgttgcaccttggtatgcccaTTACGTTAATTATTTGGCTAAGGGTGCAATGCCAAATCATTGGACTAGGAAGAGACGACAACAATTtcttagtcaagtgaagcaatacatatgggatgaacccgacttgttcaaaatcggggccgatcaagtgatacgaagatgtgttcccgaaacgGAAGTTCTAGAGATCTTGATTCATGCTCATTCATCGGCGTGTGgagggcattttagtgggaacaagacgggttatcgggtgttatctagtgggttttattggcccacgattttcaaggattcttgtgagtatgcccggaattgcatcaattgtcaaagaatgggaagtatttcgaaacgtgatgaaatgccgttacacccgattttggtagtagaagtatttgatgtttggggaatagactttatgggtcctttcccaaactcaaatgggtttttatacatattggttgcggttgattacgtgtcgaaatggattgaagctattgccacAAGGACCAATGATCACTccgttgtatgtaagtttgtgcaatctaatatttttgctcgttttggtgtgcctagggtgataataagtgatggcggttcgcatttcaaaaatttcaatttcGGGAAGTTGCTCAAGAGATACAATGTGAACCACCGCATTGCCACACcttaccacccgcaaacgagtggtcaagtgGAAGTATCTAACCGGCAAATTAAAGAGATTTTAATgaagacggtgagaacggatcagaaggattggtcaagcaagcttgatgatgcgttgtgggcctaccgaacggcttacaaaactccacttgataccactccttatcggatggtttatgggaaaggatgtcatttgcctatggagttggcacatcgggcgtattgggcaattaaaacggtAAATGCAAACTATGATGAAGCGGGTCGGGCAAGAAAGCTTCAATTGAATGAAATTGAGGAAATAAGGGATCAAGCCTATGAGTGTGCATCTGCATACAAAGACAAACTTAAAAAAGTTCATGATGCGAAGATAAAGAAGaagaactttgaagtgggtcaaaaggtgtggttgTACAATTCAAGGTTGAAGATGTTCGCGGGAAAACTAAAAAGCaagtggatgggtccttacgttgtccgaagagtgggaaggttcggtgatgttgatattcaagacgaacgaacaaacaagcaacaaacggtgaacgggcaTCGACTTAAACCGTACTTGGAAGGTAATGATATCAACAATCTCGAGCTAGATAAAGTGGGCTACATTTTACGCCCAGTGGATGACGAGGAAACGtgaaagaggcccaggtttggtatttgtaaatatttagtgTAGTTTATTGCGTTTTGAATAAGTCTCGTTTAAACcggtgtttgaaacaagtgtggggaagtttTTATGGATTTCCCGAACacagtgttgaggacaacacgggtttttaacggggggtagggtaatatttttatgttttattaaaattataaaaacacttaaaaaaaaaacaaaaacaaaggtTTTCAAGAAAAAATTAGGCCCCCCTTAAGCCCAGTactcgccgtaagctacggtgggggggccgtagcttacggcaacAACATATCCAAAACAAGCTTACGCCGTAGTGCTCCTGTCTTACGGTGCACCATTTTTGCCCAGATatggccgtaagctacggcaaggAGCCGTAGCGTACGGCGCCGAGCGAGCTTGGGGTCTTCTTCCGTGTCGtcattttgtatataaaaaaaaaataataaaatccgaaaatataataataataataataaaactacaCCCCCAACCACACATCTCTTTCATTCATCCCCAACCACAacctcttctcttcttcttcttcttcacttcacctaagaaccctagctttcatatCTTCATAAATCTCTCAAATCAGGCCCGATTTCATTGATTTTTGGGTCATTTGTGACTAAAATTTCACAAGCATTCCGATTGTGGGTAAATTTTTGGAAGGAAATCACGTTTTCTGGTCCGAACTTCAAACCCTAGGTGCCGAAATTTGGGgctttttgggggttttttgtgtgaacttcaagctttagtgattctcatcttctacaacacCAAGGTATGCAAGTTCTTTCATTTTTTGAAGTACATTGAggtttgtaagttttcattatgtttttgcttacACACTTGCTTGTATGAGATAGAAGATAGAACTTTGTGAACCATTGAGTGTTATAGGTATAAATGTGTTGATGTCTAATGAAGATTTCTTtggaaaaattctgattttaggggacatcatgccaaaattttgtttgaaagaatAAAATTTTGGGTTTTTGCACATCTATACCTATAGcatgaagcaagtgtggggaagatgggATAAAAATAACTAACTTGAATTGTTTGCTTGGTTTTGAATGTGTGTAGGCATGGCGTCTAGGAAAGGAAAGGGAGTTGCAAGTTCTTCCCAAGGGGATGCGGCACAACAAAAAAGGAGGAGATTGGCTC of Helianthus annuus cultivar XRQ/B chromosome 1, HanXRQr2.0-SUNRISE, whole genome shotgun sequence contains these proteins:
- the LOC110878386 gene encoding protein FAR1-RELATED SEQUENCE 5-like, which translates into the protein MTFDTVNNAFLFYQKYAMASGFTARKSSQYTHHGVIKSKWFVCSKEGTKPFKAIDTSKKIDTSNNGSKRKSVRRVPSIRTGCKARMCIKLMPSNLYEVSSFNEAHNHFFVDEEDRHLLPSNRGMNYMQEQAVNALSALNIGPVKAFNIMRTLYGGFDKVGATKNDFKNFKRDLNRYISEFDADMMIKRLLRKKEYMPNFSMEYITYENGVLRGLFWADEDAKRNFSVFGDVVSFDATYRRNKYNMMFVPFTGIDNHNRNVTLGAAIIGNETAETYSWLLNVFRQAFGRAPPVIVTDQDPSMKKAIEDTWPESRHRLYMWHIMDKLSAKVLKCARREF